One Saccharopolyspora erythraea NRRL 2338 genomic region harbors:
- a CDS encoding prolyl oligopeptidase family serine peptidase: MSTYPAAKVPEKLFEDPAAEQRWRARFSAPRVSLPDWARDAPQRSLYVSNVSGTWEIYAWDRERETHRQVTDRPNGTFHGTLSADGEHIWWFNDTDGDEFGSWVVQPFGSDSHEPALPGTHPGYPSGLELGAKVRGLAMSTDDGVTVWIARDGGVPEVIYQHEQDGGLSALSWDETVLVISHSEHGDSRHPALRVLRVDGSEVAEKWDGPGKGLEALDFAPVTGDQRLLVLHERRGREELLIWDVESDTETEITLDLPGEVSADWYPDGSALLIAHTHHARTTMHRYDIASGTLTDLPTPAGTVGGAAVRPDGSVEYSWSSAATPSLVRSLSAGGEDRVLLSPPGERAPGSQPVADVFVEVPYGPNDTVHALVSRPEGDGPVPTVFNLHGGPHAADEDRFSAYRAAWLDAGFAVVEINYRGSTGYGSAWRDAIEGRPGLTELEDVARVQDWAIREGLTTPELSVVAGASWGGYLTLLAMGTQPERWAGGVAGVPVADYVSAYADEMEPLRAYDRALFGGSPDDVPDTYRDCSPITYVDQVRAPILVLAGDNDPRCPIQQILNYLDRLAARDVPFEFYRYDAGHGSLVIAETLRQVSAEIAFARNVVGRP, translated from the coding sequence GTGAGCACCTACCCAGCCGCCAAAGTCCCGGAAAAGCTCTTCGAAGACCCCGCCGCCGAGCAGCGCTGGCGAGCCCGGTTCAGCGCGCCGCGGGTGTCGCTGCCCGACTGGGCGCGCGACGCTCCGCAGCGCAGCCTGTACGTGTCGAACGTCAGCGGGACCTGGGAAATCTACGCGTGGGACCGCGAACGCGAAACCCACCGCCAGGTCACAGACCGCCCGAACGGAACCTTCCACGGCACGCTGTCGGCCGACGGCGAGCACATCTGGTGGTTCAACGACACCGACGGCGACGAGTTCGGCAGCTGGGTGGTGCAGCCGTTCGGCTCGGACTCGCACGAGCCCGCCCTGCCCGGCACCCACCCCGGCTACCCGTCCGGGCTGGAGCTGGGCGCGAAGGTGCGCGGCCTGGCCATGTCCACCGACGACGGGGTGACCGTCTGGATCGCCCGCGACGGCGGTGTGCCGGAGGTGATCTACCAGCACGAGCAGGACGGCGGGCTCTCCGCGCTGTCGTGGGACGAGACCGTGCTGGTCATCTCGCACTCCGAGCACGGCGACAGCCGCCACCCCGCGCTGCGGGTGCTGCGCGTCGACGGCTCGGAGGTCGCCGAGAAGTGGGACGGCCCGGGCAAGGGCCTGGAGGCGCTGGACTTCGCGCCGGTCACCGGTGACCAGCGGCTGCTGGTGCTGCACGAGCGCCGCGGCCGCGAGGAGCTGCTGATCTGGGACGTCGAGTCCGACACCGAAACCGAGATCACCCTCGACCTGCCCGGCGAGGTGTCGGCCGACTGGTACCCGGACGGCAGCGCGCTGCTGATCGCGCACACCCACCACGCGCGCACGACCATGCACCGCTACGACATCGCCTCCGGCACGCTCACCGACCTTCCCACCCCGGCCGGGACGGTCGGCGGAGCGGCGGTGCGCCCGGACGGTTCGGTGGAGTACTCGTGGTCGTCGGCGGCGACGCCGTCCCTGGTGCGGTCGCTGTCGGCGGGCGGCGAGGACCGCGTGCTGCTGTCGCCGCCGGGCGAGCGCGCACCGGGGTCGCAGCCGGTGGCCGACGTGTTCGTCGAGGTGCCCTACGGGCCGAACGACACCGTCCACGCGCTGGTCTCGCGGCCGGAGGGCGACGGGCCGGTGCCGACCGTCTTCAACCTGCACGGCGGTCCGCACGCGGCCGACGAGGACCGGTTCTCCGCCTACCGGGCGGCCTGGCTGGACGCGGGCTTCGCCGTCGTGGAGATCAACTACCGGGGGTCCACCGGCTACGGCTCGGCCTGGCGGGACGCCATCGAGGGCCGTCCGGGGCTGACGGAGCTGGAGGACGTCGCGCGGGTCCAGGACTGGGCGATCCGGGAGGGCCTGACCACGCCGGAGCTCAGCGTCGTCGCGGGCGCGTCGTGGGGCGGCTACCTGACGCTGCTGGCGATGGGCACCCAGCCGGAGCGCTGGGCGGGCGGCGTGGCCGGGGTGCCGGTCGCAGACTACGTCTCGGCCTACGCCGACGAGATGGAACCGCTGCGCGCCTACGACCGCGCCCTGTTCGGGGGTTCGCCGGACGACGTCCCGGACACCTACCGCGACTGCTCGCCGATCACCTACGTCGACCAGGTCCGCGCGCCGATCCTGGTCCTGGCCGGCGACAACGACCCGCGCTGCCCCATCCAGCAGATCCTCAACTACCTGGACCGCCTGGCCGCCCGCGACGTCCCCTTCGAGTTCTACCGCTACGACGCGGGCCACGGCTCCCTGGTCATCGCCGAAACCCTCCGCCAGGTATCAGCCGAGATCGCCTTCGCGCGGAATGTGGTCGGAAGGCCCTGA